A genomic region of Candidatus Methylacidithermus pantelleriae contains the following coding sequences:
- a CDS encoding carbohydrate kinase family protein, which translates to MTDSRLARQTAERLIGSRAQLLKCPCLVGFDGFVEHTYRVVQERQGPTKWAPYRSLEDFLSKLRGGASTLWLEIVHETTRMAGDGPQTAFGLSTLGAPVHYVGMCGSESLHPVFSELGKRATVHPLLDPAPVHVLEFDDQRVSLAQEGNLGEFTWEIIKKRLGEANFKKLWNEAHLVAMLNWSRLPHLSQIWKKILSEIATRSDARKPVLIDLGDPSARAEPDLLGALKILEEFQERYDIFLLLNEPEAFHVAKVFRLKKPAATPQGIASLASLLREKLGLHTVVIHPTRFCAGADPQEPQGVWIEGPYTAKPKVQSGAGAHFNAGFATARLLGLSLAHSLQLAAACSGFYVRHATSPNREQLVRFLQTL; encoded by the coding sequence GTGACCGATTCCCGCCTCGCACGCCAGACAGCTGAACGGTTGATTGGGTCACGAGCCCAACTTCTCAAATGCCCCTGCTTGGTGGGTTTCGATGGGTTTGTGGAACACACCTATCGTGTTGTCCAGGAGCGGCAAGGGCCGACGAAGTGGGCTCCCTATCGTAGCTTGGAAGATTTCCTTTCGAAACTGCGGGGGGGAGCCTCAACCCTCTGGCTAGAAATCGTCCACGAAACCACCCGAATGGCAGGGGACGGACCGCAGACAGCCTTTGGGTTGAGCACCCTCGGAGCCCCTGTCCACTACGTAGGGATGTGCGGCAGCGAGTCGCTACACCCCGTGTTTTCGGAGCTGGGCAAACGGGCTACAGTCCATCCGCTTTTGGACCCTGCACCGGTCCACGTTCTCGAGTTTGACGATCAAAGAGTCTCGCTGGCGCAGGAGGGAAATCTTGGAGAGTTTACCTGGGAGATAATCAAGAAAAGATTGGGAGAAGCGAACTTTAAGAAGCTTTGGAATGAGGCTCACCTGGTGGCCATGCTGAACTGGTCGCGGCTCCCCCACCTCTCCCAGATCTGGAAGAAGATCCTCTCGGAAATCGCTACCCGTTCCGACGCCCGGAAACCGGTTCTCATTGACCTGGGAGATCCTTCGGCCCGCGCCGAGCCCGATCTTCTGGGAGCCCTCAAGATTCTGGAGGAGTTTCAGGAGAGGTATGACATCTTTTTGCTGTTAAACGAACCGGAAGCCTTTCACGTAGCGAAGGTGTTCCGGCTTAAAAAACCTGCGGCCACCCCTCAAGGCATCGCCTCCTTAGCAAGCCTTCTTCGCGAAAAGCTTGGGCTTCATACGGTGGTCATCCATCCCACCCGTTTCTGCGCCGGCGCGGACCCCCAAGAACCTCAAGGTGTGTGGATTGAGGGCCCGTACACGGCGAAACCGAAGGTACAGAGTGGCGCTGGAGCTCACTTCAATGCGGGTTTTGCCACAGCACGCCTTCTTGGCTTGAGCCTAGCCCATTCCCTGCAGCTGGCAGCGGCCTGCTCTGGGTTTTACGTCCGGCATGCTACCAGTCCCAATCGCGAGCAGTTGGTTCGATTCCTTCAGACGCTCTGA